The segment GATAGGGATAATGACAATAGATTGGATAAAGACGAATTGCAAGTTGCATTCAAGAAAGCTGGACTCGCTATTTCGAAATCTAAATTAGACCTATTCTTCGAAGACGTTGATATGAATCATGATGTTCGTACCAAAATCACCATCTCCCGTATCTGTCATGGACCACTCTCTAACTTCACTTCAAGGGATTTATAACATTCGATGAATGGAGGTCAGTACTTTCACTTCTTTTACATCGAGTGAATGAAACATATCAGATGATGTTGATCTCTTTCCAAGCTTTCATTCTGTATGGTTGCTATGCAGCCGCTAAAAACCCCGGCGAACCGTTGAAACTACCTAGTGCTGGTAGCCATACTACAACCACATAGTTCCTAAACTTCACAAATCATTGACTCGTCTGAAAATCAATCTGTCCTAATTAATGTGTATTTTAGAAacttcttattatttttacCCACTACAGCTTCTACCCAACCTTTGAAGGCCGTACTGTCATATTATCAGTCTGCAGTAGCTGTGAACGCCGAGGGCGATACTTCAATTCGAGAAGACACACTCGAAGGCTTAGGTACCAAAACAAATTTTCTTAAGCTTCTTTTTGGGGCAGTCATTAGTATCGCAGAATCGCATCGTGGCCGAACTCCTACAATACAAATTGAAGAAGCACCTTCACCTACTTCTTCTCACAACGAAACCGCAAACATGGCCATTACAAATGTACAAGCGATCAATTCTATTGACTCTGTTGGTGATGTATATGACCACATTGTCGACCCACTTCATCCACGTACTGAAACCATGGCCAATGTTATGAGACGTCGGCCAGAGCTGACCCACGAAGTTCCTAAAAAGTTAGAGTCATCAGAGAGATCAAGACTGACGGAGATATTACCTGATCCAGGCTACTTCGCGGCGGGTGCTATCGCCGGAATTTTCTCTCGTACAGCAACAGCTCCCATAGATCGATTGAAGGTTTACCTCATCGCCAATGTCTCTGCAAAAAGCGCACCTCTCGAAGCTGCGAAGCAGGGAAACCCAGCTGCAGCTGTTAAAATGGCCGGACAACCCATAGTCCTTGCCATCAAGGAGCTTTGGAAAGTGGGCGGTATGCGTAGTTTATTCGCTGGTATGTTTATCTTGGATTCTACTCTTAGCACAAACTGACGACCGAACAGGCAATGGCTTGAATGTCATTAAAGTTATGCCTGAAAGTGCGATCAAATTTGGTTCCTTTGAAGCTGCGAAAAAACACCTGGCTCAATTGGAGGGACATGGTAATTCTAAGAAGATTAACCCTTATTCAAAGTTTGTTGCTGGTGGTTTCGCTGGAATAATGTCTCAGTAAGTACTTATATTCAAGTCACATGAACTAGCGACTAATCCTTGATCCCAGATTGGTTGTCTATCCGATCGATACCTTAAAGTTCCGGTGAGATATCCTTCCCACCCCCATAACCTGAATATTGAACTTATTTGTGTCTAGAATGCAATGCGAGACTGTTGCCGGTGGCCTTCGTGGAAATGCTCTTATTGTCGCCACTGCGAAACAAATGTATAAACAAGGTGGAATTCCGTTCGCATACAGAGGTTTGACAATGGGGTTGGTTGGCATGTTCCCCTATTCCGCTATTGACCTTGCTACGTTTGAAACTTTGAAGGGATACATGGCACGTCGAACTATGAAGCGCTTTGGATGTAGTGAAGCCGAAGCCATGCCAGGGCCATTTGTTACAGGCGCCATTGGCGCATTTTCGGGAGCATTCGGCGCAAGCATTGTCTACCCAATCAATCTCCTCCGTACTCGATTACAAGCTCAAGGCACAGTCCTACACCCTCCAACTTATACTGGCATTATGGATGTTGCACAGAAAACTCTTAAAAATGAAGGATTTCGTGGTTTGTACAAGGGTCTTGCGCCAAATTTATTCAAGGTCGTACCTGCTGTCAGTATCACAT is part of the Botrytis cinerea B05.10 chromosome 13, complete sequence genome and harbors:
- the Bcsal1 gene encoding Bcsal1; translation: MKLSKGAAVAETQNARDERVEQLWRNLDTNQKGEINLQELQKGLRRIDHPLKNAGDMLRDAVTAMDKNGDKVIQYDEFRTFVEKTEKELFVLFQGIDRDNDNRLDKDELQVAFKKAGLAISKSKLDLFFEDVDMNHDGFITFDEWRNFLLFLPTTASTQPLKAVLSYYQSAVAVNAEGDTSIREDTLEGLGTKTNFLKLLFGAVISIAESHRGRTPTIQIEEAPSPTSSHNETANMAITNVQAINSIDSVGDVYDHIVDPLHPRTETMANVMRRRPELTHEVPKKLESSERSRLTEILPDPGYFAAGAIAGIFSRTATAPIDRLKVYLIANVSAKSAPLEAAKQGNPAAAVKMAGQPIVLAIKELWKVGGMRSLFAGNGLNVIKVMPESAIKFGSFEAAKKHLAQLEGHGNSKKINPYSKFVAGGFAGIMSQLVVYPIDTLKFRMQCETVAGGLRGNALIVATAKQMYKQGGIPFAYRGLTMGLVGMFPYSAIDLATFETLKGYMARRTMKRFGCSEAEAMPGPFVTGAIGAFSGAFGASIVYPINLLRTRLQAQGTVLHPPTYTGIMDVAQKTLKNEGFRGLYKGLAPNLFKVVPAVSITYVVYEQAKKTMALN
- the Bcsal1 gene encoding Bcsal1, whose product is MKLSKGAAVAETQNARDERVEQLWRNLDTNQKGEINLQELQKGLRRIDHPLKNAGDMLRDAVTAMDKNGDKVIQYDEFRTFVEKTEKELFVLFQGIDRDNDNRLDKDELQVAFKKAGLAISKSKLDLFFEDVDMNHDGFITFDEWRNFLLFLPTTASTQPLKAVLSYYQSAVAVNAEGDTSIREDTLEGLGYFAAGAIAGIFSRTATAPIDRLKVYLIANVSAKSAPLEAAKQGNPAAAVKMAGQPIVLAIKELWKVGGMRSLFAGNGLNVIKVMPESAIKFGSFEAAKKHLAQLEGHGNSKKINPYSKFVAGGFAGIMSQLVVYPIDTLKFRMQCETVAGGLRGNALIVATAKQMYKQGGIPFAYRGLTMGLVGMFPYSAIDLATFETLKGYMARRTMKRFGCSEAEAMPGPFVTGAIGAFSGAFGASIVYPINLLRTRLQAQGTVLHPPTYTGIMDVAQKTLKNEGFRGLYKGLAPNLFKVVPAVSITYVVYEQAKKTMALN